CGAGGGCCTCTTCGTCATCGACAAGATCGATCTGCTCGACCAGCCGGTGACGCCGCAGGTGGAGGAGAGCCTGGGCCGGCTGAAGCTGGAGGCGGTGGACTTGTTCGTCTTCCACGGTGTCTCGCAGCTCGAGGTGTGGGAGCGGCTCGCCGCGCCGGGCGGGGCGATGGAAGAGCTGGGGCGCTGCATCCAGGCGGGCAAGGCGCGCTTCCGGGGAATCTCCAGCCACCACCCGGACGTGCTGCGCGCGGCGCTCGAGACGGGCCTGTGCGACGTGGTGATGTTCCCCATCGGGCCGTGGTGCCACCGGCGGTACGTGGAGGAGATCCTCCCGCTGGCGCGCGCCCGGGGCGTGGGGACGGTGTGCTTCAAGACCTTCGGGGCGGGCAAGCTGCTGGGTGACACGGAGGGCTACGGGCGGCCGCTGCAGGCCCGGCCTCGGGGCAAGGTGAGCTCGGGAGGGCAGGAGGCGCCCGCTCCCTCGCTGCCCCACCTGTCGGTGGAGGAGTGCGTCCGCTACACGCTCACCATGGATCCGGACGTGGCGCTGCTGGGGATGAGCTTTCCCAACGAGCAGGACGCCGCGCTGGCGGCGGCGGCGGCCTTCCAGCCCCTGACGCCCGAGCAGCTCGCGGACGTGCGCCGCCGGGCCGCGCTCGCCATCGAGGGCAAGGGGGCGGTGTGGTGGGATCCGAAGTGAGCGGGGCCGAGCGCCCTCACGGGGTGCCGGCCACCTCCACGGTCAGCTCGATGCGCGGCTCGGCCTTGAGGGAGCAGCTGATGAAGCAGCGCTTGGGCACGTCCTGGAAGAGGGCTCGCACGGCCTCGGCGTCCGCCTCGCTCTTCACCTGCACCACGGGGCGGATGGTGATCTCGGTGAAGCGGATGACGCCCTCCGCATCCGCGGCGAGGGTGCCGGCCGCGGTGCTGCGGTAGCCGGAGATCTGCACGCTCTTGCGGCGAGCCAGGGCCAGGAAGGTGAGCAGGGTGCAGGACTCGGTGGCGCCCAGCAGCAGGGTCTCCGGCCCCCACTGGCCCGCCTTCCCTCCGAACTCGGGAGGCGCGCCGAAGCCCATTCCCGGCAGGCCCGGAGAGGCGAGCTCTCCCTCCAGCTCCTGGCTCCAGCGCAGCTGCGTCTCGTAGTTCCAGCTCTTCGTGCGGGGCATCGTCGTCTCCTTCGTGGGCGGTGTGCGCCTCGGGTTCAGGTGCATCCACCGTACCCGAGGCGGGCCCGTGAGTGCCCGGTGACCGGGTGGGCGAGAGCTTTGCGCGCTTGGGGCGACCGTGCGCAGGTTTTACGTCCCTGGCGTGTTAAGGAGGGACCATGCCTGCTCGCCGTCCCGAAATCCTTGCTCCCGCGGGGGATCTCGACTCCCTCCAGGCCGCGCTCGCCAGCGGAGCGGATGCCGTCTACTTCGGGCTCGATGAGGGCTTCAACGCCCGGGCCCGAGCGGAGAACTTCTCGCTGGCACGGCTGCCGGAGACGGTGGCCCTCATCCACCGCGCGGGGGCGCGTGCGTACCTCACGCTGAACACGCTCGTGTTCGAGCCCGAGCTGGCGGTGGCCGAGCACCTGATCCGGGGAGCGGCCGCCGCGGGGGTGGATGCCCTCATCCTCCAGGATCCCGCCGTGGCCCTGCTGGCGCGGGCCGTGTGCCCCCAGCTCGAGCTGCACGCCTCCACGCAGATGACCATCTCCAGCGCGGAGGGTGTGCGCTTCGCCCAGGGGCTGGGCATCTGCCGCGTGGTCGTGCCCCGAGAGCTCTCGGTCGCGGAGATCCGCAAGCTGGCCGGGCAGACGGATGTGGAGCTGGAGGTCTTCATCCACGGCGCGCTCTGCATGTCCTGGAGCGGCCAGTGCCTCACGAGCGAGGCCTGGGGCGGGCGCTCCGCCAACCGGGGCCAGTGCGCCCAGTCGTGCCGCCTGCCGTACGAGCTCGTCGTCGACTCGCAGACGCGGGAGCTCGGCGAGGTGAAGTACCTGCTCAGCCCCAAGGATCTGGCCGGTGTGCACGCGGTGCCGGAGCTGGTCGGCATCGGCGTCCATGGCCTCAAGATCGAGGGGCGGCTCAAGGGCCCGGCCTATGTCTCGGCGACCGTGGGGGGCTATCGGCGCTGGGTGGAGGGCATCGTCGCCGGCGCGCCGGACGAGGCCCGGCTCAAGTGGGACCTGGCGGAGATGTCGCTCACGTACAGCCGAGGCTTCTCCAACGGCTTCCTCGCGGGCTCGGACCACCAGACGCTCGTGGAAGGACGCTTCCCCAAGCACCGGGGCGTGTACCTGGGGCGGGTGCGCTCCATCTCCGGCAAGGAGGTGCTCGTCGTCCCCGATGAGCGCCCGTGGACGGGAGCGCTGGGCCTGGGCTCGGACCGTCCGGAGAATCCCGCCGGGCAGGTGTCCTCGCCCTTGAAGGGAGAGCCCACGCCCGACGCCGTCGATCCGCGCCCGGGCATGGGCGTGGTTTTCGACGCGGGCCGGCCCGAGGACAAGAACGAGCCCGGTGGCCCCATCTTCCGCGTCGAGCGGCGCGGCGAGGGGTGGGTGCTGGGCTTCGGCAACCCGGGGCCGGATCTGGGCCGCGTGGCCGCCGGCCAGCGCGTGTGGCTCAACAGCGATCCCTCGCTGGCCCGCCGGGTGGAGGGCATGCTCGCGCAGGGCGAGCCGGAGGGGCGCATCCCGCTGGAGCTGAAGGTCTCCGGCGCGGAGGGGAGTGCGCTCCGCATCCAGGCCAGTGCCTGGGGCCATGAGTCCTCGGCGGTCAGCCCTGTTCCGCTCGCGCCTTCACGGGGCGGCGGGCTGGACCAGGCGCTGCTCCGGGACAAGCTGGGCGCCTTCGGAGGAACGCCGTTCCATCTGGCGGGGCTGGACTGCTCCGGCCTGGCTCCGGGCCTGCACCTGCCCGTCTCCGAGCTCAAGGCGCTCCGGCGCCACCTCGTGACGGAGCTCACGGTCGCGGTGGAGAAGGGCTACCGACGGACCGTCGTGGAGACGCCGGTGGTCGACGGGGTGCGCGCCTCGCATGTGGAGCGTGTGCCCGCCATGCCCGCCGTGGAGCGCGCGCGCCTGCTCCCGCTGTGCCGCAACGACGCGCAGCTCGAGGCCGTCATCGCCGCCGGGCTGCCCGAGGTGGAGCTGGACTGGATGGAGATGGTGGGCCTGCAGCGCGCGGTGGAGCGGGCCCGGGCCGCGGGGCTGCGCGTCACGATCGCCACCGTCCGGGTGCAGAAGCCGGGCGAGGAGGGCTATGACCAGCGCATCGACCGGCTGCGTCCGGACGCCGTGCTGGTGCGCCACTGGGGCGCGATGATGCACTTCCTCGAGCGCCCCTCCGGTCAGCCACGCCCGGTGCTGCACGGGGACTTCTCGCTCAACGTCACGAACTCGGTCACCGCCTCGTACCTGCTGGGGCTGGGGCTGGACACGCTGACGTTCTCGCACGATCTCGACGCGGACCAGCTCTTCGCGCTGCTGGAGCACGCGCCCGCGCATCGCTTCGCGGTGGCGCTGCACCACCACATCGCGACCTTCCACACCGAGCACTGCGTGTACTCGCACACGCTCTCCAACGGCCGGGACTTCCGCACCTGTGGCCGGCCCTGTGAGAAGCATCAGATCTCGCTGAGGGATCGGCTGGGCCTGGATCACCCCGTCATCGTCGACGTGGGCTGCCGCAACACGGTGTTCAACGCCCAGGCCCAGAGCGCCGCGTCGCTGGTGCCCCGGCTCCTGGAGCGAGGCGTGCGCCGCTTCCGCGTCGAGTTCGTCCGCGAGTCCCAGGAGGAGGCGGCCCGTGTGCTCTCCGCCTACCAGGAGCTGCTCGCGGGCCGGCTGGCTCCGGCCGAGGCTGTCCGCCGCGCGGCCGTGCACGAGCAGTTCGGTGTCACCAAGGGCACCATGAAGGTGCTCAGCCCGCCGGCCGCCGCTCCCCGTTGAAGCGCTCCGCCCGGCTCCCTGGGGCCGGCCTGGTGTAGAAGGATCCGATGATGCAGGTTGCTCTCCTGGGCTACGGGCGGTTCGGTCGGGCTCTCGGCTCGTTGCTGACGGAGTCGGGCATGGGCTTCCGGGCCCTGGATCCTCACGCGGACGTGCCCGCGTCCCACCGCGCCGCGTCGCTGCCGGAGCTCGTCGCGGGTGCCGACATCGTCGTGGTGGCCGTTCCCGTGCCGAGGCTCCACTCCGTCCTCGAGGATCTGCGCCCGCACCTGCGCCCCTCTCAGCTCGTGCTGGACGTGGGGAGCGTGAAGGTGAAGCCGGTGGAGGCGCTCGCCGAGGTGCTGGGCTTCCAGGTGCCGTGGGTGGGCACGCATCCGCTCTTCGGACCGCTGAGCCTGGCCATGGCCGAGCGCCCGCTGCGCGTCGTCATCTGTCCCAACCCCCTGCACCCGGAGGCCACCGGGAGGGCGCGCACCTTCTACGAGCGGCTCGGCTGCGAGATCGTCGAGCAGACGCCCGAGAGCCACGACCGCGTGATGGCCCATACCCACGCGCTCACGTTCTTCGTCGCCAAGGGGATGATCGACGCGGGCACGGGGCTCGACGTGCCGTTCGCTCCGGCCAGCTTCAAGGCGCTGGCCCGCACCATCGAGACCGTCCGCTCGGACGCGGGACACCTCTTCGCCGCCATCCAGCGCGAGAACCCCTTCGCGTCGGAGGCCCGGCGTCAGCTGCTCGAGGCGCTCGGGCAGATCCACGAGCAGCTCGAGCGGCTGCCTCCCGAGGCCAGCTCGCCCGAAGCGGGGCGCATGGCGATCCCAACCCCGGAAGCGCCTCCGACGGACCGGGGCGAGTACCAGGAGCACCTCGATCAGATCGATCGAGAGCTGATCGCCCTGCTGGATCGACGCATCCACCTGGCTCGGCGCGCGGCCCGCGCTGAACCGCGAGAGGGGCAGGGGAGCGAACCGGCGCAGGAGGAAGCCCTGCTCGCGGCTCGGCGGGCCTGGGCCTCCGAGCTGGGGCTGGAGCGGGAGGCGGAGGTCTTCTTTCGCACCGTTCTCCAGCTCTCCCGCACCAACGAGGGCACGGAAGGCTGAAGGCTGTTAGAGGGGGGCTCTCTATCGCACACGGAGGGAGAGCCAGATGAAGATCGGTTTCGTAGGCCTGGGGAACATGGGCCTGGCGATGGCGAAGAACCTGCTGAAGGCAGGCCATGAGCTCGCGGTCTACAACCGCACCCAGGCCAAGGGCGAGTCGCTTCGAGCCGAGGGTGCCAGGGTCGCGGAGACGCCCCGGGAGGCGGCGCGGGGCGCGGAGGTCGTCTTCACCATGCTCGCGGATGATCGCGCGGTGGAGGCGGTGGTCTTCGGCGAGACGGGAATCATCTCCGGGATGGAGAAGGGCGCGGTCCACATCTCGTCGAGCACCATCTCGGTGGCGCTCTCGGAGCGCATGGCCGAGGCGCACGCCCGCGCGAGCCAGGGCTACGTGTCCGCTCCCGTCTTCGGCCGGCCGGACGCCGCGGCGGCGAAGCAGCTCTGGGTGCTGGTGGCGGGCCCCGCCGCGGACGTGCAGCGCTGCCGGCCCCTGCTGGAGGCCGTGGGACGGGGCATGTCCCTGCTCGGAGAGAAGGCCTCCGCGGCCAACGTGGTGAAGCTCTCGGGCAACTTCCTGATCGCCTCGTTGATGGAGGCGCTCGGTGAGGCATTCGCCCTGACGCGCAAGGCCGGGGTCGAGCCGAAGACCTTCCTGGAGGTGTTCCAGTCCGTGTTCGCGAAGGGCCCCATCTTCGAGCGGTATGCCACGCTCATCGCCAACGCCCAGTATGAGCCCGCCGGGTTCGCGCTGCGGCTGGGGCTCAAGGACGTCGGGCTCGTCCTCCAGGCCGGGGGAGACGCCCAGGTGCCCATGCCGCTGGCCAGCCTCCTTCGAGACCACTACCTCGAGAGCGTGGCACGGGGGATGGGCGAGCAGGACTGGGCGGCGCTCGGGGCGCTGGCGGCGCAGCGGGCCGGCCTGGACAAGGATTGACCCGCGAGGGAGGCCTGCCGGGCTCTGTTTCTACGAACTGGTCTGCTTGTCATACCAGTTCGGCCGGACTCAGGCCGAGGTGCCCGGTGGCGGCAGGTGCCGGGCGTCCGCCGAGGTGAGGTTGCCGAGCTCGGGGCCCTCGACGACCCGGGCGGCAATCGCCGCGGCCGTGGAGGCCGCCTCGGGTGCCGAGGCCCCGCGAGCCAGTGCCAGCGTGATGGAGATGCCGAAGACGTCGCCGGCACCCGTCGGGTCCACCTCGTTGGCGGGGGCCGCGGGGATCTCCCAGCGCTGGGCGCCCCGGCGCACCGTGGAGCCTCGCCGGCCCCGGGTCAGGGCCACGGTGAGGCCCTGGCGGGCCAGCTGCTCGGCCAGGAACTCGGACTCGGGGTGGTCCTCCTCGGAGAAGACGGCCACGCCCAGCCCGCGCGGAGGCTGCGAGGCCTCACTGGCGATGGTCGGCTCGACCACTCCTCCCGGACCCGGCTTGCGGAGCCAGCCCTGCAGCCCCGCGCAGATCAGCCGTGAGCCCAGCCCGTCCACGAGCGCGCGGTCGCACTCGCCCGCCACCGGCGCCACATAGGCCACCGGGATGTTGCGCCACTCGGGGGGAATGTCCTCGATGCGGATGGGCCGGGCCACCGAGCGCAGGATGACGCGCCGACGCGGGCCGCTGTAGTCGAGCTCGAAGGTCGTCACCTCCGGGCTCGGCACGACGTGGATCGAGAGCCGGGGGAGCGAGCGCAGGGGCGCCATCAGCGAGAAGTCGGCGGGCGCCGCGGTGACGAGCGCCGTCTCGATGCCCAGCGTCGCGGCGACTCGCGCGGAGAAGGAGGCGGCGCCGCCCAGGCGGGTCTCGCCCCGGATGAAGTCCCGGGTGACATGGCCGACGACGAGCAGCTCGGGGATTGAAGTCATGACGCCCCTAGCTACGCGAAATCCCCCACCGACGTCGAGTGACCGGCGGCTGCCAGAGAGGATGTCCATCACCCGCAGTGTGGGGAGACCGGGCGAAATTCAGGGTTCCATGGAGGGGGTGTGTACGGGCTAGATTGCGCCGCGCTGACCAACCAGGTGGGCCCGGAGAGGGGAACCCAGACGGGTTCCGTGGCCCGAACCAAAGGGGACATTCATGCGTAACCACCCAAGACTGCGGGCGCTGCTCGGCTCGATGGCCATCCTGCTTGCCGCGGCCTGCTCCAAGCCCGAGGCGCCCAAGCCGGCCGCCCCGGCGGGCACGACCGAGGCTCCGGCGTCCGCCGCGCCGGCGGCTCCCAAGAAGGACGTGAAGATCGCCGTCGTGACCCACGGCCAGGCGTCCGACACCTTCTGGTCCGTGGTGAAGAACGGCGTGGACAACGCCGCCAGGGATCTGGGCGTCACCGTCACCTACAACGCACCGCAGACCTTCGACATGGTGGCCATGAGCCGCCTCATCGACGCGGAGGTCGCCAAGAAGCCGGACGGCCTGGTGGTCTCCATCCCCGACTCCAACGCCCTGTCCCAGTCCATCAAGGCCGCGGTGGCCGCGGGCATCCCCGTCATCTCCATCAACTCGGGCAGTGACGCCTACAAGCAGCTCGGCGTGCTGCTCCACGTCGGGCAGACCGAGTACGAGGCCGGCTTCGGCGGCGGCGAGAAGATGGGTGGCTCCGGCGTGAAGAATGCCCTGTGCATCAACCACGAGGTGGGCAACGCCTCGCTCGATCTGCGCTGCAAGGGCTTCCTGGACGCCATCACCAAGGCGGGCGGCACGGGCAAGGTGCTCGCGGTGAACGCGGCCGACCCCACCGACTCCCAGCAGAAGGTCACCGCCTCGCTGGCCGGTGGCGGCATCGACGGCATCATGACCCTGGGGCCCCTGGGCTCCAACGCGGCGCTGGCGGCGCTCAAGCAGGCAGACAGCCTGGGCAAGGTGAAGCTGGGCACCTTCGACCTGACGCCGGACGTGCTCTCCGGCATCCGCGACGGCCAGCTGGAGTTCGCCATCGATCAGCAGCAGTACCTGCAGGGCTACCTGCCGATCGTGCTCCTGTCCCAGTACAAGCAGTTTGGCGTGCTGCCGGCCGGTGGCATCCTGCCGACGGGCCCTGGGTTCGTGACCAAGGAGAACGCGGCTCGGGTCATCGAGCTGAGCAAGCAGGGCATCCGGTAGGCAGTCCATGCGCAGAATCCTCCACCGCCCCGAGTTTGGAGCAGCCTGCGGCGTCATCGCCGTGTGGGCCTTCTTCGCGCTCTACGCCGGCGGCTCCGGCTTCATGTCCCAGGCCGGATCCGCCACGTACCTCGAGATCGCCTCCGAGCTCGGCATCCTGGCCGCCGCCGTCTCGCTGCTGATGATCGCGGGCGAGTTCGATCTCTCGGTCGGCTCGATGATCGCCGCCAGCGGCATGACGATCTCGCTGCTCTGCGACCGGCTCGGCTGGTCCATCTGGGCCGCGATCGCGGTGGCCATGGTGCTGGCGCTCGCGGTGGGGTTCGCCAACGGCATCATCGTCGTCCGGACGGGGCTGCCCTCGTTCATCGTGACGCTCGGCTCGCTGTTCATGCTGAGCGGCTTCACCATCGGCATGACGCGCCTCATCACCGGGCGCACCCAGGTCGGCGGGCTGCATGAGACGCTCCACTACGAGTCGGCGCGGGCCATCTTCGCCAGCCGGATCGGCGGCTACTCCGTGTCCGTCCTCTGGTGGGTGGCCATCACCGCGCTGGCCACCTGGGTGCTGCTGCGCACCCGGTTCGGCAACTGGATCTTCGGTGCTGGAGGAGCCCCCGACGCCGCGCGCAACCTGGGCGTCCCGGTCCGCCGCGTGAAGATCACCCTCTTCATGACGACCGCGTTCTGCGCGTGCCTCATCGCCACGTTCCAGGCCGTGAAGTTCACCGGCGCCGACGTGCTGCGCGGCACGGGCAAGGAACTGGAGGCCATCCTCGCCGCGGTGCTGGGCGGCACCTTGCTCACGGGCGGCCACGGCTCGGTCATCGGCGCCGCGTTCGGGGCGCTCATCTTCGGAATGGTGCAGCAGGGCATCGTCTTCGCGGGCGTGGACTCCGACTGGTACAAGGTGTTCCTCGGGGTGATGTTGCTCAGCGCGGTGCTCGTCAACACCTACGTCCGCGGCCGGATGGTGGAGGCCCGGCGATGAGCCCCGAGAGCGTGGGCGTGCCTCCGCTGCTCGAGGTGGAGGGGCTCACCAAGTCCTTCGGCAAGGTGTCGGCCATCGAGGGCATCTCGATGAGCGTGCGCGCCGGCGAGGTGATGTGCGTGCTCGGCGACAACGGCGCCGGCAAGTCCACGCTCATCAAGACACTCTCCGGAGTGCACCCGCCGGACAGCGGGCGGATGGTCATCTCGGGCCGGGAGGTGCGCCTGAAGTCTCCGCGGGACGCGCGGGACCACGGCATCGCGACCGTCTACCAGGATCTCGCGATGGTCCCCATGCTCTCCATCGTGCGCAACTTCTTCATGGGCGCCGAGCCCATGAAGGGCTTCGGCCCCTTCCGGCGCTTCGATCTCGAGGCCGCGGACGCCGTGGTGCGGGCCGAGCTGGACAAGATGGGCATCCACGTGCGCGACACCTCCGAGCCCGTGGGGACGCTCTCCGGCGGAGAGCGCCAGTCCATCGCCATCGCGCGCGCCGTGTACTTCGGCGCCAAGGTGCTCATCCTCGACGAGCCGACCTCGGCGCTGGGCGTCAAGCAGGCCGGCATCGTGCTGCGCTATGTCGCCCAGGCCCGCGCCCGGGGCTGCGGGGTGATCCTCGTCACGCACAACCCGCACCACGCCTGGCTCATCGGCGACCGCTTCACGATCCTCAACCGCGGGCGGAGCCAGGGCACCTTCTCGAAGGATCAGATCTCCCGCGAGGAGCTCATCCAGCGCATGGCCGGCGGGCGAGAGCTGGAGGAGCTCACGCACGAGCTGGGCGGGCTCGTCCGCGAGGATCCGCGGCGGGCGGCCTCGCAGGAGTGAGGCCCAGGCCGCGGCGGCGCTACTTTCCGGGCTGGATCGCCGAGACGATGACGAAGACGATGGCCAGGTAGGCGCCGCAGGACACCACGGTGCCGAGCACGGGAACCAGGAGCGCTCCGGCCGCGGCCTTGCCGGCCGTCAGGCGGTGCATCCCCTTGTAGGCGTGGACCTTGGCCACCAGGCACCAGAACGGGGCCACGTACAGGCCGCAGAAGGGCAGCAGCCCGAGCACGAGCGGAGCCTGGGCGAACGCCGCGGCGCGCACGGTGGTCTCGAACGACCGGGGCTTGCCGATCATCCGCAGCACCACGTGATCCAGGGCGGCGATGAACACCGCCATGGCCATCCCGAACAGCGGGGCCAGCACCGTGAAGGTGCCGTAGGTGCCCACCATCATCGCCTTGAAGGGAACCGGCGTCTGCACGGCCGTATCGGGCGTGGGCATCACCCCCACGAAGATGGTGAAGAGCAGGAAGGTGGTGAAGTAGCCGAAGAAGTTCGCGATGCCCGCGAACAGGAACGCGCCCCCGAGATCGCCCTGCGTCCGGGTGCTCGCGAAGGTCATCCCGGGCCGGAGCATGATCGGGCCCACCGACTTGAACCACGCCCGGAAGATGCCCAGCTCCTTGCGGTTGTCCCAGGGCAGCCGGTGGAGCGCGTCACGCTCCACGCAGGCCGAGCAGAGGGGCTCGCCCGCGGCTGAGTCGCCGAGGCACTGCTCGCACGCGAAGGTCCCACAGCGCGCGCAGATCTGCAGCGCCTGGCGCTCGGGGTGCACCGCGCACGTGGCCTGGAGGCTGCCTTCCATCCCGTTCATCCCCTACACCCCGATCTTCGGGCAGAGATCGTTCAAGGGGCACTCCTCGCACTTCGGCTTGCGCGCCGTGCAGGTGTACCGGCCGTGGAGCACCGTCGCCGGACCGAAGAAGGTCCACTGGTCCTGGGGGACCAGCTTCATGAGATCCTTCTCGATCTCCTCGGGCTTCTCCTTCTTGGTGAGCCCCAGGCGCTGGCTGACCCGCGCCACGTGGGTGTCCACGATGACGCCCGAGGGCAGGTTGAAGGCGGTGTTGAGGACGACGTTGGCCGTCTTCCGAGCCACGCCCGGCAGCGTCACCAGCTCATCGATCGTGCGGGGCACCTCGCCGGAGAACTTCACCAGCAGCTCGCGGCTCATGCTCTGCACGGACTTCGCCTTCTGTTTGTAGAAGCCCGTGGGCTTGAGGTCCTCCTCGAGCTCCGGAGTGTTCGCCTCGGCGAAGGCCTGCGGGCCCGGGTACTTCTGGAAGAGCGTGGCGGTGACCCGGTTGACGCGCTCGTCCGTGCACTGCGCGGCCAGGATGGTGGCCACGAGCAGCTCGAAGGGCGTGGACCAGTTGAGCTCGTAGCGCGCATCCGGGTGGGCCTGACGCAGGCGCTCGAGCAGGGACGGGACGATCTTGGCGGGAGGCATGGCGTGTGACCGACAGGGTAGTCCATCGAGACGGAGGAATCGATCGCGGAGCGCTCCCTCCGTCCCGGTCTCCCGGTCGTCCTACGCCACGGCCTCATCTCCGGTAGACGTGACGGGGCCTTTGCGCATGGGCTGGGCCTTGCCGTAGGTCAGCGAGCGCCACACCCACTCGGTGGGGCCGAAGCGGAAGCGCGACAGCCACAGGTGGCTCAGGACGATCTGGACCGCGAAGATGCCCACGGGGATGGCGATGACCACCACGGGCCTGAGCTTGCCGATGAAGCCGAGCCCATATCCATAGAAGACGAGCAGGCTGATGACGGTCTGGCTCAGGTAGTTCGTCAGCGCCATGCGGCCCACGGGGGCGAGCACCGAGAGCACTCGCTGCCAGGTGGGGCGCTGGAAGAGGAGGGCGAAGCCCGTCGCGTAGAAGGCCGCGAGCCCCAGCTCACCCAGCTGCCGCACCACCGTCATCACGAACGGCAGCCACGGCAGGCTGTCCGGGTCGAGCACCTTGCGGAGGAAGAGCTGCTGCAGCACCAGGTTGGAGCCGTTGCCGATCACGCCCGCCACGAGGCCCCAGATGAGCACCTTGCGCAGCAGGGGCCGGTGCTGGGAGACGTCGTGGAAGAGCCGGCTGCGGCCCGCCAGCAGGCCCAGGAGGAAGCGGCCCAGGAGCGGGAACAGGATGTACACCAGGGGCTTGATGAAGTCCCCGAAGTAGAAGGCGGCGTTGGCACGCACCACGTCGAAGTAGCCGCCCTTCGAGAAGGCCGCCAGGGTCTGGGCCTTGATGGCCTCGGAGTGCTCCTGGGCTGCCTTGGCGACGGCCTTGGCGCTCTCGGCCGAGCCGAAGAGCTCAGGCCACTTCTGGATGAAGAGCGTGACCAGGGGCACGAGGAGGGTGAAGGCAGCGGCCCAGAGGAGCAGCGTCTTGTCCGTGCGCTTGCGGAACAGGAGCAGCCCGAAGCCCAGCACCGCGTAGGTGCTGAGGATGTCTCCGAACCAGAGCAGGAACAGGTGCACGAGGCCGATCGTCAGCAGCACCCCCAGCCGGCGGGAGTAGAGCGGGACGATGGAGGCCCCGCGCTTTTCGGCCCGATCCAGCTGCACCGCGAAGCCCAGCCCGAAGAGGAACGAGAAGAGGGTGATGAACTTCCCGAACACCAGGAACTGCACGGTGCGCATCATGACGACATCCACGAGCGCGGCGCTCTGCAACATGGCCTCGATCTGCGCGCGAGTCATGAAGACCCGTCCGCTGAACCACAGCGAGACGTTGGAGATGAAGACCCCGGCCAGCGCGAAGCCACGCAGCGCGTCGAGGAGTGCCAGGCGCTCGGTGCCTTCAACCGGGCGGGCCTCGGCGGACGGGAGCGTTGCAACGGGAGGGGAGGAGCTCATGTGACTCGAAGAAGCCGCCGAACCCACGCCTGGCTGCTCGTATTCCCGGAAGGGAAGCGACCCATGGCGAGCGCCTGCTCTGCTGCCTGCCCTTCCATCACCCGAGCCCCGCTAGCAGGCTCGAAGAGGGCCCCCAGGCTGCCTACCTTGGGGCGAGGAGCCGTAAGGCAGGGGGGACGCGATGAGGTGGCAAGGCGGGCGCCGCAGCACGAACATCGAGGATCGTCGAAGGATGGGCGTCGGCCGTCCCCTGGCGGTGGGAGGCGGGGCCGCCGGTGTGGTGATCGCGCTCATCGTGATGCTGCTGGGAGGAGACCCCTCCGACATCGTCTCGCAGAGCCCCTCGGGGGGCGTGGGTGTGGGCGGCTCGGGACGGACGGTGGACCCCGCGCAGGATCAGCTCAAGGAGTTCGTCTCCGTGGTCCTCGCGGACACCGAGGACACCTGGCCCGGGCTGCTCGCGCCTCACGGCGTGGAGTACACCGAGCCGCGCATGGTCCTCTTCTCGGACGCGGTGCAGTCGGCGTGCGGCGTGGAGCAGAGCGCGGTGGGGCCGTTCTACTGCCCGCTGGACCAGCGCGTGTACCTGGACCTCACCTTCTTCGACGAGCTGGAGAGCCGCTTCGGCGCGCCGGGCGACTTCGCCCGAGCCTATGTGGTGGCGCACGAGGTGGGACACCAGGTGCAGAACCTGCTCGGCATCTCCGAGCGCGTCCACTCGATGCGCAGCCGGATGAGGCCGGCGGAGGCCAACGCGCTGGCGGTGAAGCAGGAGCTCCAGGCGGACTGCTTCGCCGGCATCTGGGCCCACCACGCGCAGAAGCAGCGGGATGTGCTCGAGCTGGGAGACATCGAGGAAGGGCTGGGCGCGGCCTCGGCCGTGG
This is a stretch of genomic DNA from Hyalangium gracile. It encodes these proteins:
- a CDS encoding sugar ABC transporter substrate-binding protein; this encodes MRNHPRLRALLGSMAILLAAACSKPEAPKPAAPAGTTEAPASAAPAAPKKDVKIAVVTHGQASDTFWSVVKNGVDNAARDLGVTVTYNAPQTFDMVAMSRLIDAEVAKKPDGLVVSIPDSNALSQSIKAAVAAGIPVISINSGSDAYKQLGVLLHVGQTEYEAGFGGGEKMGGSGVKNALCINHEVGNASLDLRCKGFLDAITKAGGTGKVLAVNAADPTDSQQKVTASLAGGGIDGIMTLGPLGSNAALAALKQADSLGKVKLGTFDLTPDVLSGIRDGQLEFAIDQQQYLQGYLPIVLLSQYKQFGVLPAGGILPTGPGFVTKENAARVIELSKQGIR
- a CDS encoding ABC transporter permease yields the protein MRRILHRPEFGAACGVIAVWAFFALYAGGSGFMSQAGSATYLEIASELGILAAAVSLLMIAGEFDLSVGSMIAASGMTISLLCDRLGWSIWAAIAVAMVLALAVGFANGIIVVRTGLPSFIVTLGSLFMLSGFTIGMTRLITGRTQVGGLHETLHYESARAIFASRIGGYSVSVLWWVAITALATWVLLRTRFGNWIFGAGGAPDAARNLGVPVRRVKITLFMTTAFCACLIATFQAVKFTGADVLRGTGKELEAILAAVLGGTLLTGGHGSVIGAAFGALIFGMVQQGIVFAGVDSDWYKVFLGVMLLSAVLVNTYVRGRMVEARR
- a CDS encoding ATP-binding cassette domain-containing protein, encoding MSPESVGVPPLLEVEGLTKSFGKVSAIEGISMSVRAGEVMCVLGDNGAGKSTLIKTLSGVHPPDSGRMVISGREVRLKSPRDARDHGIATVYQDLAMVPMLSIVRNFFMGAEPMKGFGPFRRFDLEAADAVVRAELDKMGIHVRDTSEPVGTLSGGERQSIAIARAVYFGAKVLILDEPTSALGVKQAGIVLRYVAQARARGCGVILVTHNPHHAWLIGDRFTILNRGRSQGTFSKDQISREELIQRMAGGRELEELTHELGGLVREDPRRAASQE
- a CDS encoding YIP1 family protein, with the translated sequence MEGSLQATCAVHPERQALQICARCGTFACEQCLGDSAAGEPLCSACVERDALHRLPWDNRKELGIFRAWFKSVGPIMLRPGMTFASTRTQGDLGGAFLFAGIANFFGYFTTFLLFTIFVGVMPTPDTAVQTPVPFKAMMVGTYGTFTVLAPLFGMAMAVFIAALDHVVLRMIGKPRSFETTVRAAAFAQAPLVLGLLPFCGLYVAPFWCLVAKVHAYKGMHRLTAGKAAAGALLVPVLGTVVSCGAYLAIVFVIVSAIQPGK
- the nth gene encoding endonuclease III, with product MPPAKIVPSLLERLRQAHPDARYELNWSTPFELLVATILAAQCTDERVNRVTATLFQKYPGPQAFAEANTPELEEDLKPTGFYKQKAKSVQSMSRELLVKFSGEVPRTIDELVTLPGVARKTANVVLNTAFNLPSGVIVDTHVARVSQRLGLTKKEKPEEIEKDLMKLVPQDQWTFFGPATVLHGRYTCTARKPKCEECPLNDLCPKIGV
- a CDS encoding DUF418 domain-containing protein; the protein is MSSSPPVATLPSAEARPVEGTERLALLDALRGFALAGVFISNVSLWFSGRVFMTRAQIEAMLQSAALVDVVMMRTVQFLVFGKFITLFSFLFGLGFAVQLDRAEKRGASIVPLYSRRLGVLLTIGLVHLFLLWFGDILSTYAVLGFGLLLFRKRTDKTLLLWAAAFTLLVPLVTLFIQKWPELFGSAESAKAVAKAAQEHSEAIKAQTLAAFSKGGYFDVVRANAAFYFGDFIKPLVYILFPLLGRFLLGLLAGRSRLFHDVSQHRPLLRKVLIWGLVAGVIGNGSNLVLQQLFLRKVLDPDSLPWLPFVMTVVRQLGELGLAAFYATGFALLFQRPTWQRVLSVLAPVGRMALTNYLSQTVISLLVFYGYGLGFIGKLRPVVVIAIPVGIFAVQIVLSHLWLSRFRFGPTEWVWRSLTYGKAQPMRKGPVTSTGDEAVA